A single window of Candidatus Methylomirabilis limnetica DNA harbors:
- a CDS encoding DUF2334 domain-containing protein — translation MNILFGKKWPFFIIVDDAGFPCVNPERDSAKITMDFYCNVLSLAKQYKMRIPLCFTMKYLDVNHIAPESSPLPYAEELIALLKENTECIEFGYHGLTHEYKNKPIEFFDTYTNSNVPYNIQRFHIQTSFQIIESLFLSKPEVFVPPGHAWQLGVTDKILSEYGIKYLISVSELKFNERSYRWMDSQFLSFLPRTSVMEIYHADINLDKGVMRRRSDGRLVLINADSAKKAIYPRSLYYNLRHRRKFMSPPIHSYMTHIGNFSNQAMGFWREVLDSLLEREEIHVCHTNVEAEKYYKILRGIA, via the coding sequence TTGAATATTTTATTCGGAAAAAAATGGCCATTTTTCATCATAGTAGATGATGCAGGATTTCCATGCGTAAACCCAGAGAGAGATAGTGCGAAAATTACTATGGACTTTTACTGCAATGTGTTGAGTCTCGCCAAGCAATATAAGATGCGAATCCCTCTGTGTTTTACTATGAAGTATTTGGACGTGAATCATATTGCGCCAGAGTCTTCCCCTCTGCCCTATGCGGAAGAGCTTATAGCTTTGCTTAAGGAAAATACAGAGTGCATTGAATTCGGTTATCACGGACTGACTCATGAGTATAAAAACAAACCAATTGAATTCTTCGATACATATACAAATTCAAATGTGCCGTATAATATTCAACGGTTTCATATCCAGACAAGTTTCCAAATAATTGAATCGTTATTCCTTTCTAAACCGGAGGTTTTTGTTCCGCCTGGTCATGCTTGGCAGCTGGGTGTTACTGATAAAATACTTAGTGAATATGGAATAAAGTACCTCATTTCTGTTTCCGAACTAAAATTTAACGAGAGATCATATCGGTGGATGGATTCTCAATTTCTTTCCTTCCTTCCACGAACATCTGTGATGGAAATTTATCATGCTGATATCAATCTTGATAAAGGAGTTATGAGAAGGAGAAGTGATGGAAGGCTTGTTCTTATTAATGCGGATTCGGCAAAAAAGGCAATATATCCTAGAAGTCTTTACTACAATTTAAGACATCGAAGAAAGTTCATGTCGCCGCCTATTCATAGCTATATGACTCATATCGGTAATTTTTCTAATCAAGCGATGGGGTTCTGGCGGGAAGTTCTTGATTCTCTCTTAGAAAGAGAGGAGATTCATGTTTGCCATACTAATGTGGAAGCTGAGAAATATTATAAGATTCTAAGAGGCATAGCGTAA